The Cytophagia bacterium CHB2 DNA window GCAAAAAGCGGCGACCTGGTCGTTATGCAATACTCCGGCCACGGATCATTTGTGCCGGATGAGGATGGCGATGAACCAGATGGCACCGACGAATGTCTGTGCCCATATGACATTCTAAGCAAGGGCCCGATAACCGACGACGAATTATTCGAGCTGTATAGCGCCAAACAGCCGAATGTGAAATTGCTCGTGATCTCAGATTCCTGCCACTCCGGCACGGTTGCCAGGTTCGCCCCGATTACAACGCCTCCCACCATGAGCACGAAGAATGCGCCGGTGTGCAAAGTACGTTTCCTTCCGCCCTCCGTGTTTTTGGCGAAGAACGAGGCTGCCAAGCTAGGCGTGCACCGCGCGCTGCGGCGCGCGAGTGCGCCGGGACGCTATGCCGCGCTGCTCATGGCGGGATGCCAGGATGCCGAGTATAGCTATGATGCGTATTTCCAGGGGCGGCCCAATGGCGCTTTCACTTTTGTTGCGCTGAACAGTCTTGCCGCGCTTTCCAAAAGAGCGACATATACAGGCTGGTACAAGGCCATTTGCCGCGTGTTGCCCTCGCAGCAATATCCTCAAACTCCGAATCTTTACGGTTCCTCAAGCATGAAAAGGTGGAGAGCGTTGGGCTAATATTTGATTGAGGACTGCCCGGCGCTTGGCAGAAAATAGCAACGTCTGCCTGTTATTCAAACAAGCGGATGATTTCTGTACAACGTCGAAAAAACATATTTGCAACAAGCATTTATTTGATTGACTTTCGTTTTGAAATTGTTAGGTTGTGGGCGTCGCGCAAGGCTTTGTGCAAACAAAGCTGGCGATCCCTCAATTCACGCTGCGCGGAAAATCAATCAGGGAGGTTTTCGGCGCGTTGTCGGTTGCCCTGAAGAGAGGAGGTGATCCTATTTTGAATAAACAAATGGGAGCCTCCGGTGACGCCTGCTAGCAACATGCGGCGGAGGTTCCCGGAAGCATGAAAAAGCCCCGTTGGCATTACGCAGCGGGGCTTTGTTTTTTTAGTATGTGCACAATCAGCTTTCTATGTCTATTGGCGGGGTTCTTCCTGGGGCTCGGTACAATGCTTCTTATAACGCGAGTGCTACTTCATCTAGAAATTCCCCCACCTCCAAAAAATTATTTGATATTGTAGCGCTGCAACTTACGATGCAGGTTGGCGCGATCGGTGCGCAGACGGCGGGCCATCTCGCTGACATTGCCCTTGGTCAGTTCAAAGAATTTCAGCAGAAGATCGTACTCGAATTTTTCCAGGCGGTCGCGCAGCGGAAAATCGAAGTTGGTGTCCAGCAAGGCATAGCCATGATCTCCGGAAACGGCTGCTGGCGCAAGCGACGCGGAAGAGAGCGCCGGGGAAGAGGTAAGGTTGGGAAGGGCTTGGTGGACATATTCGGCAGTGATGGCCGGCTCATCATTCATGATCATCAAGCGTTCGATGATATTGCGCAGCTCGCGCACATTGCCCGGCCAGTGATGTTGCATGAGCAGTTGCGCTGCTTCCGGCGTGAGCAGCTTTGCCCGGCGTCCGTATGCCGCGGCAAGCTGCGCGAGAAAATGTCCGGCAAGCAGCGGCAAATCCGCCAACCGGTTGCGCAACGGCGGCACTTCGATTGGAATCACCGAGATGCGGAAATACAAATCTTCGCGAAAGCGGCCGGCGCTGATCTCGGCATTGAGCTCCTTGTTGGTGGCGGAGATAACCCGCACATCGAAGCGAATGGTTTGCGCGCCGCCCACCCGCATCAACTCATTCTGCTGCAACACGCGCAAAAGCTTGGCCTGCGTGTCAAGCGACATGTCGCCGATTTCATCAAGAAAAATCGTGCCGCCGTTGGCCTGCTCGATCAAACCGATCTTGCGCCGCGTGGCGCCGGTAAATGCGCCCTTTTCATGGCCGAATAATTCACTTTCAATCAGCTCGCGCGGAATCGCGGCGCAATTGACGCGCACGAACGGCTTGTCTTTGCGCAGGCTTTGCCGATGCAGCGCTTCGGCCACCAATTCCTTGCCTGTCCCATTTTCGCCGGTGATCAGTACGCGCGCCTCCGAAGGCGCGGCTTTGCTGATGGCTTTGCGCAATTCAATCATCGCCGGCGACTCGCCGATCATCTCCTCGCTTACGCCTGCGCGCTGCCGCAGCGTGTCGCGCTCGCGCTCGAGCGCCATGCGTTCGGCGAAATGTTTGACTTCGAGCACGACACGCTCAGGCTGCAACGGTTTTTCGAGCAAGTTATAAGCGCCCAGCCGCGTGGCTTGCACCGCGAGATTGATGTCCGCATGCGCTGAAATCATGAACGTGGGAATCACAAGGTTTTGGTCGCGCATGCGCTGCAAAACCTCCATTCCACTCATGCCCGTCAAGCGCAAATCAAGAAAGATCAAATCAATGGATTGTTGCTGAATTATTTCAAGCGCTTCCTCGCCGGAAGCACAGGCGAGAGTGGCATGGCCTAGATCGGAGAGCAGTCCGCTCAAGGTGTTTCGAATTTGTGGCTCGTCATCGACGATAAGGATGTGCAGGGGCATGTAGTTTAAAGCGGTTGAATACAACGATCCCCGGTTTTAGGTTGAGTTCTCTTTTTGAAATCGGCGTGAGCACCGGCATTTAAAAACGTTTTGCCGAGATGACCAACGCGAAGACTGCCAGCCCTCACGCGACAATATTGGGCGAGTGATTTGCCAATAACTGGCGTATCTGTTTCGCGGCGGCCTGGCGCGCACGCAATTTCAAAATCACTTTGTCTTCTTCAAAGCGCCGGGCCAGCACATGCGCCATCTCGTGCACGCGGGCGAGCTTGGCCGGCTCGGAGATCGGCAATTCCGCTTCGAATTCCTCCGCGCTGGCCGCCGCGAAATCGTTGATCCAGCGCTGCAAATCCGCCAAGAACATTTTGCGCTGCGCGGAGACAAAAATCGCCGGCGCGAACTCCTGTTCCAACCGTTGCAGCAGCCCGCTTTCAGGCAACAAATCGACCTTGTTAAACACATGCAGCACCGGGTAATCGTTGAGCTGCATGTCGTTGAGCACACTGCGCACGGTTGCAATTTGTTGCTCGAATTGCGGATGCGTAACGTCGATCACGTGCAGCAGCAACGAGGCGTCGCGCACTTCATCGAGCGTGGTTTTGAAGGAGGCCACGAGATGATGCGGCAGCTTGCGAATGAATCCGACGGTGTCGATCAAGACGATTGGCCCGACTTCTTTTTGATACCCGTTTTGCGGCCAGCGCAACGCGCGTACCGTCGGATCGAGGGTGGCGAACAAACGATCTTCCACGAACACGTCGGCTTCCGTCAGCGCATTCAGCAGCGTCGATTTGCCGGCGTTGGTATAGCCCACCAGCGCAACCTTGAACACGCCGGCGCGATGCTGGCGGCGCACCGCGCGCTGCAAATCGATCTTCTTCAAATCTTTTGCAAGATGGGCAATGCGCTGGCGCACGATGCGGCGGTCAACTTCGAGCTGGGTTTCACCCGGCCCGCGCACGCCAATGCCGCCAACTTGTCGTGAAAAGTGGCTCCACATGCGCGTCAAGCGCGGTAGTAGATACTCCAACTGCGCGAGTTCGACTTGCGTGCGCGCCTCCCGCGTGCGCGCGCGGCGCGCAAAAATATCCAAAATCAAACCGCTGCGGTCGATGACTTTTCTCTCGAGCAGTTCTTCAAGATTTTTAGCCTGGCCGGGCGAGAGATCATCATCGAAAATGACGACGTCGATATCGTGCTCAACAACCAGGCTCGCGATGAATTCAGCTTTGCCGCGGCCAATAAAAAAAGCCGGGTCGATTTTAGGGCGGGAGTGAATGATGGTTTCGATAACGTCGGCGCCGGCGGTGTCGGCCAGCAGCGCCAATTCCTGCAAAGAATCCTCGACGGCAACACGGGAATGACTATCCGTGGTGAATCCCACTAACAGCGCACGCTCGCGCTCACGGGTTTGGGTTTCATGCATAATGTTTTTGATTGCCTCCTGAAAATTTTCATTCAAATTCGCGGAAACGCCGGCATATACTAAAGCTTCTCCCCGTTTTCCTTCGAAATTCCGGCTTGCTTCAGAACTCTGGCCAGGAGTTCCTTCCCGATATCGCTCTGATGAGGATTGGGCACCCTCAACGTGAGGTTGCCTTTGATCATGATCTGATGTTTTCCTCCGGAATAAGGGCCGTCAAATCCAATTTGCCTCAAATAATAGATCAGGTCTTTACGCTTAATTGGACCAAAGGAAGGCATCAGGCGACTTTCGTAATAACGAGTTCGATTCCATCAACAACGGGTAGAGAAAGGTTTCTAGAAATTCGGAACATAATCCACTCTTCCAGCACTTCGCGTAACTCTTCCCGGCAGGTCTCGAGGGAATTAGTATTTGCATAAACGCCGTCGAATCCCGGAATTTCTCCGTAAAAAGTGCCGTCATCCGGCAAAATTTCATATCTTGCCTTTCGCATTGTTGTGTCAATATAATTCATCAGCATCTCAGGCGACTCCCGCGTTTTCTTGTGATAATTCCACTGTTTTTCCTTTCCCCGAAGCGACACCCGTCGCAGTGCTGCGATAAAGCAGCATTTCGATAGCCATTGCAATCAGCGCCGCGATGAGAAAAATCTGCCACAGTTCGGAGCCATAACGCGCAGCCTCGATTTGCGCTCGCAAATCGCCCTCGGCGGACAGTGCTGCAAGAGAAGTGACGCCCGCAGCCGCGGCCAGAGCTTCTTCAGCAACGGGCGCCGTGCTCAATTCTGCCGCATTGAAATTCACCGCCCAGGTGTGCAGCGCCTGCCCGCGATCGCGCAACTGGTAAAAGCCCGGTTCCGCGGTTTCCGTCACGCGCACTTGATAATTTTGTCCCAACACCTGTACCGGCGTTTTGAGCTGCTCGCCGGTGGGTAATTCTACGGACAACTCTTCCGCAGGTATGCGCAAGACATTGGTCAATTCACTACCCACGGTTGCCGTCTCCTGTAAATTATCGCGGCTTTGCGCAACATACACGACGCTACGGTACAGCAGCGGCGCAAAAATTCCCTTGAAGGAAAAATCCGACCACGCCTCTTCAACGGATGAAGTGAACAGCAGCACACGGCCATTGCCCACCCGGCGCTCGGCAAGAAACGGGTAATTGTTCGAATAATCGATAATAGAAGTTGCGCCGCTCGACAAACGCAATTGCACGGCAAAGCGAAACTGCGGCGAATCCAGGCGGGGTTTGTCCGCGCTGCTCTCAAACACGCCGTCAAAGAGGGGATGTGAAAAATCAATGCGCCCGATTTGCATAAAATTGTCCGAGCGCGAGAGACTTCCCATGGTTTCGCCGAAGGCGCCGAGATTGATGCGCGAGAGCAGTGCTTCGTTGTAATGGCGTAAATCGACTTCGCTGCCGGGCATGACGATCACGCCGCCGCCGCCATCCATAAAATTGATCAAGCGCTCTGCTGCGCCTTCCGGGAAGCGGCTGACATTGGCGAGCAGGATGCCGTCGTAGCTCTGCAAGCGTTCCGCGGCCAATTCTTTGGTGGTAATCTCTTTCCAGCTTTGCGTGGCGGCATGATTGTTTGCGGCGCTGAATTGCAGGGCGGCGCGCACGTAAACGAGATCCGCCGGCCTCTCGCCCACCGCCAGCAAACGCCGATGCGGCGGGATGTAAAACGTAAAGTATTGCGTATTATCGGCGGGCAAATCGTCGTCTTCCAGCGTCATGCGGCCGGCGATGAACCCTGTCGTGTCGGGCACCGCGCGAAACGTTACGGAACGCTGCGTGCCGGCAGGCGCGGCCACACTTTGCTGCGCCACGCGCTTGTCGTTAAGGTAAAGGTGCAGCAGTTGGCTTTGCACATCATTCGCGCCGTTGTTGGCCACAATTGCCGTGACTTCGAAACTCTTGCCGCGCTCGAAAATTTGATTGCCGAGCGTCGCGCCGGTGAGCGTCAAATTATTGGGCAGCGGTTTGGTGTAACGCACAACATAACCGCGCACACCGGTTATTTCAGACAGCGCCGGCAGATTTGCCGCGCGGCCGTCGGTGAGCACATAAAGCTCGCGATTGACGTTGCGCGACTTCTCCAACACCTCACGCGCGAGCGCAAATGCGCCTGCGAGATCGGTTTCCGCCCAGGTCTGCGGCAGCGTTTGCACGGCGTCGCGCAGCTTATCCGCCTCGACAAATGGGCCGCCGGGCAGCAGCGTTGCAGGCTTCGCTGCGGTGATGAAGTGGATTTCATCGCCCGGAGAAAAAATGTCTGCAATCGCTTGCACTTGACGGCGCGCCAAAGCCAAAGATGAAATGCCCTCGGGCGCGGCTGCCATGCTCAGTGAATTATCGACAATGATCACCGCGGTTGCGCGCGCGCGCTGCGCCAACGCGGCGCTGTTTTGCCGCAGGGTGGGCCGGGCAAAGGCCAGCACCAGCAGCGCCACGATCAGCATGCGCAGCAGGAGCAGCAGCAATTGTTTCAGCTTGAGCTGCCGAATGTTCTCGCGCTCCAGGCGTTTGAGAAAAGCAATAGTGCTGATCGCAACGACTTTGAGCTTGCGTTTGGTGAGAAGATGGATGAGCAGGGGCAATGCGACCGCCGCCATTGCCCACAAGAGAGCCGAGTTGAGGAATCCAAACATAGTTTAAGTGCGCGTTTTCCGCCTTTTGAAAACGCCTAAAACGGCTGCATGTTCCGGGAATTTTTCAAATGGGAATGGAAGATATTTTTATTATTTGCACCCGAACATAGGATAACCCGAAGAAATTAGCAAGAGCTATGAGGGATTGCGGCGGTCTCGTTTTCCAACTACTTTCTCACCAATTCCCGCTTTGGCAGAGCTGCCAGTTCTGCCGCTTCTTTTATAAATGCCGCAAATTTTCTCGAGCGGATGCCTTTTTGACTTTTGACGGTTAATTGCCGCACTTGTTTACCCTCGCCTTGCAATAAACCCTTGGGGTCAGAAATAAAAATGCCGTATTCAAAACCGAGTACAACGCCATCCGGCAATGGTGCAATGAAGCAAAAGTAATGACTTTTGTTTTTAATAAGAACGCGATAGCCAAGCAAGCGCCAGCCGGGATATACCTTTTCGATGCAGTTGGGAACCGTTTGTTTGATAAGCTCGCGCAGGCGTTGCGCGAGGGCTTGCGTTGTGGGAGGAAAGCCGGAAAGAAATTTTTCCGGCGTAATCCGTCCGGCGGCAGGCTGGGTAGTTTTAAATTGATTCCGGTGAACGGCCATTTGCAAAATAACTGACACGTTGATTTGAAAAATCGGCAACTATTGCGGCAGAATTCTCAAACGTGGGGAAATCAAAACAAAGCTACTGAGAGAACAATGATCCCCAAAATTTTAATTGTTTTGCCCCATATTGTTCTGCCTTTTACAAACAGGAGAATGGTTTCGGCAATCGCAATTGCAGGTTTTTATATTTTCAAAGTCTACGAACATTTAATCGCAAACTCTTCACAGCAGAGGCCACGGCCAAGTCGTGACATAACAATGACGAATCAGCGGCTTTGCATATTCACAACAACGAAAAGAGCCGCGCGTTTTTACGCACTCCGCGCCACCAGCTTCTTCAACAAATTCAGCGGACTGAACACCGTGCGCTTGCGCACGGCCTCAATCGGCAACGGCTCTGGAACTTTGATGTCTTCACCTGCCAGCGCGGCGCGCGGGTTGTCGTAAAAAATCCGCTGCGCGGTTTCTTCGCCCCACATATCGCGTACCACGCCAAACAGATGGCCGATGCGCATGGGCCGGCGCCTGAGGTTGTGGCCGTCGCTCCCGATGAAATGAATCAAACGGCTGTCGAGCAGGGCCATCGCGAGCGCTTTCACGCCCTCGCCGTATTTGCCATCGAGGCTGGCAGCGTTCATTTGCAGCAGCGCGCCGCGTTGCACAAAATCATATGCGCGCTGGGGATTTTTGAGAAAACCCACGTTGCGTTCGGGATGCGCGAGGATGGGCGTTTTGCCTTCCAGAATGAATTGAAAAAACGTGTCATCTGCGCCGCGCGGAATGCCTTGCATGGGAAATTCCACCAAAAAATAACGGCCATTGTTATTGAA harbors:
- a CDS encoding DUF1801 domain-containing protein, whose protein sequence is MSVILQMAVHRNQFKTTQPAAGRITPEKFLSGFPPTTQALAQRLRELIKQTVPNCIEKVYPGWRLLGYRVLIKNKSHYFCFIAPLPDGVVLGFEYGIFISDPKGLLQGEGKQVRQLTVKSQKGIRSRKFAAFIKEAAELAALPKRELVRK
- a CDS encoding VWA domain-containing protein; translated protein: MFGFLNSALLWAMAAVALPLLIHLLTKRKLKVVAISTIAFLKRLERENIRQLKLKQLLLLLLRMLIVALLVLAFARPTLRQNSAALAQRARATAVIIVDNSLSMAAAPEGISSLALARRQVQAIADIFSPGDEIHFITAAKPATLLPGGPFVEADKLRDAVQTLPQTWAETDLAGAFALAREVLEKSRNVNRELYVLTDGRAANLPALSEITGVRGYVVRYTKPLPNNLTLTGATLGNQIFERGKSFEVTAIVANNGANDVQSQLLHLYLNDKRVAQQSVAAPAGTQRSVTFRAVPDTTGFIAGRMTLEDDDLPADNTQYFTFYIPPHRRLLAVGERPADLVYVRAALQFSAANNHAATQSWKEITTKELAAERLQSYDGILLANVSRFPEGAAERLINFMDGGGGVIVMPGSEVDLRHYNEALLSRINLGAFGETMGSLSRSDNFMQIGRIDFSHPLFDGVFESSADKPRLDSPQFRFAVQLRLSSGATSIIDYSNNYPFLAERRVGNGRVLLFTSSVEEAWSDFSFKGIFAPLLYRSVVYVAQSRDNLQETATVGSELTNVLRIPAEELSVELPTGEQLKTPVQVLGQNYQVRVTETAEPGFYQLRDRGQALHTWAVNFNAAELSTAPVAEEALAAAAGVTSLAALSAEGDLRAQIEAARYGSELWQIFLIAALIAMAIEMLLYRSTATGVASGKGKTVELSQENAGVA
- the hflX gene encoding GTPase HflX, with the translated sequence MHETQTRERERALLVGFTTDSHSRVAVEDSLQELALLADTAGADVIETIIHSRPKIDPAFFIGRGKAEFIASLVVEHDIDVVIFDDDLSPGQAKNLEELLERKVIDRSGLILDIFARRARTREARTQVELAQLEYLLPRLTRMWSHFSRQVGGIGVRGPGETQLEVDRRIVRQRIAHLAKDLKKIDLQRAVRRQHRAGVFKVALVGYTNAGKSTLLNALTEADVFVEDRLFATLDPTVRALRWPQNGYQKEVGPIVLIDTVGFIRKLPHHLVASFKTTLDEVRDASLLLHVIDVTHPQFEQQIATVRSVLNDMQLNDYPVLHVFNKVDLLPESGLLQRLEQEFAPAIFVSAQRKMFLADLQRWINDFAAASAEEFEAELPISEPAKLARVHEMAHVLARRFEEDKVILKLRARQAAAKQIRQLLANHSPNIVA
- a CDS encoding type II toxin-antitoxin system HicA family toxin; translation: MPSFGPIKRKDLIYYLRQIGFDGPYSGGKHQIMIKGNLTLRVPNPHQSDIGKELLARVLKQAGISKENGEKL
- a CDS encoding type II toxin-antitoxin system HicB family antitoxin; the encoded protein is MLMNYIDTTMRKARYEILPDDGTFYGEIPGFDGVYANTNSLETCREELREVLEEWIMFRISRNLSLPVVDGIELVITKVA
- a CDS encoding sigma-54-dependent Fis family transcriptional regulator, whose protein sequence is MPLHILIVDDEPQIRNTLSGLLSDLGHATLACASGEEALEIIQQQSIDLIFLDLRLTGMSGMEVLQRMRDQNLVIPTFMISAHADINLAVQATRLGAYNLLEKPLQPERVVLEVKHFAERMALERERDTLRQRAGVSEEMIGESPAMIELRKAISKAAPSEARVLITGENGTGKELVAEALHRQSLRKDKPFVRVNCAAIPRELIESELFGHEKGAFTGATRRKIGLIEQANGGTIFLDEIGDMSLDTQAKLLRVLQQNELMRVGGAQTIRFDVRVISATNKELNAEISAGRFREDLYFRISVIPIEVPPLRNRLADLPLLAGHFLAQLAAAYGRRAKLLTPEAAQLLMQHHWPGNVRELRNIIERLMIMNDEPAITAEYVHQALPNLTSSPALSSASLAPAAVSGDHGYALLDTNFDFPLRDRLEKFEYDLLLKFFELTKGNVSEMARRLRTDRANLHRKLQRYNIK
- a CDS encoding caspase family protein, coding for MTKYALCIGINDYPGTDSDLAGCVNDANDWASALQQRGFTVTKLLDRKATGKAMRNKIEETIAKAKSGDLVVMQYSGHGSFVPDEDGDEPDGTDECLCPYDILSKGPITDDELFELYSAKQPNVKLLVISDSCHSGTVARFAPITTPPTMSTKNAPVCKVRFLPPSVFLAKNEAAKLGVHRALRRASAPGRYAALLMAGCQDAEYSYDAYFQGRPNGAFTFVALNSLAALSKRATYTGWYKAICRVLPSQQYPQTPNLYGSSSMKRWRALG